The proteins below come from a single Drosophila kikkawai strain 14028-0561.14 chromosome 3R, DkikHiC1v2, whole genome shotgun sequence genomic window:
- the LOC121501849 gene encoding uncharacterized protein: MHILGMSEKNSITPGGSHNSGNPPVGIPTVRARILEALPNTPTHPVVAVADLAATLGNAPSQKEEKNKGDAAAFRKSSLLAHSPPLVPPLAPERSAVGDPTDSAKRGRDPASPTSGTKGTLPKRSKAAQEEAIPDVEVEQEMTASGIERSAVEPEKTSEPESVCGRCSQILPAGKPVESKAQQTAVVLRKDRAVQTDPWRRVSQQDGIAGASEVPRQRRAPPAQATAPAAPRNGARKARPDAPAMPRAPERRHGSAGRPPEPEPVTAGNSWSTVVKKKPARRARPDAVVVEAPGKSYSEILALVTRREDRQLTDLGGAVTKVRRTARGNLLLEVARGSTESAESMRDSISKVLGDAAEVRALTEESKVCVFVIRNLDAITTEREIRTALAEQYQLSDGAVRIRSLRPGYGESKTAVFSLPCSMAKEVRRRGEVRIGWTRCRVREREGPPRCFRCLELGHIAIRCKSPVDKSGYCIKCGEAGHKAAACKKEPVILPASSGEADVRRGSKSRQAGKGAAQDLLTQTVREVAADVAILSEPYRVSVGGEWAKDRSGKAALWLCGGRRLRMSNILAADGFVRAEVGGYCVYSCYLAPSLPLEVFSRILDDLSSDLRGRHKVIVGGDFNAWAQEWGSVSTNARGRAVLEAFASTDVVLLNDGERHTFVRAGAASIIDLTYWEVPRKIPVQHRGPAKPTGLCTQAFTNALDGMAAEVTGGANEIANRIAATLEHACDQSMRQRGSFRGNHRPVFWWSDAIADLRATCLRARRQLTRARGTSRVAERSEVYRTARKALKTAIRDAKRNRFLQLCDEAEDDPWGGAYRMVVKWLRAGSSAPSDPVAL; encoded by the exons ATGCACATACTTGGAATGTCAGAGAAAAACTCaattactccaggtggcagccacaatagtggaaatccacccgtgGGAATTCCCACGGTTAGGGcaaggattctggaggccctaccTAACACTCCAACACACCCTGTcgtggcggtggctgactTGGCCGCCACGCTAGGTAATGCACCAAGCCAGAAGGAAGAGAAGAACAAGGGAGACGCGGCGGCCTTTAGGAAGAGCAGCCTGTTGGCCCATTCCCCACCCCTCGTGCCACCCCTGGCGCCTGAGAGGAGTGCGGTCGGCGACCCCACCGACTCGGCCAAGAGGGGCAGAGACCCGGCCAGCCCGACGAGCGGTACAAAGGGTACGCTTCCAAAGAGAAGCAAAGCCGCCCAGGAGGAGGCCATCCCTGACGTCGAGGTTGAGCAGGAGATGACGGCATCCGGCATCGAGCGGTCAGCAGTGGAGCCCGAAAAAACGAGCGAGCCGGAGAGCGTATGCGGCAGATGCTCCCAGATTCTACCAGCTGGGAAGCCGGTAGAAAGCAAGGCACAACAGACGGCGGTAGTGCTAAGGAAAGACCGGGCAGTTCAGACTGACCCGTGGAGAAGGGTAAGCCAGCAAGACGGCATAGCCGGGGCTAGTGAAGTCCCCAGGCAGAGGCGAGCCCCACCAGCCCAGGCCACAGCCCCCGCAGCGCCGAGAAACGGTGCCAGAAAGGCACGGCCTGATGCCCCAGCGATGCCTCGGGCACCGGAGCGTCGGCATGGGAGCGCAGGAAGGCCACCCGAACCCGAGCCTGTGACTGCCGGGAATTCGTGGAGCACAGTGGTCAAGAAAAAACCAGCTCGCAGAGCACGCCCAGACGCGGTGGTAGTGGAAGCTCCAGGGAAGAGTTACAGCGAGATCCTGGCCCTGGTCACGAGAAGGGAGGATAGACAGCTGACAGATCTCGGAGGGGCTGTCACCAAGGTGCGCCGGACAGCTAGGGGAAATCTTCTCCTCGAAGTAGCCAGAGGGAGCACAGAGAGCGCTGAGTCCATGAGGGACAGCATCTCCAAGGTCCTGGGCGACGCCGCGGAAGTGCGAGCCCTGACGGAGGAGTCGAAGGTCTGCGTCTTCGTGATACGTAACCTCGACGCGATCACGACGGAGAGGGAGATTCGTACCGCCCTCGCTGAGCAGTACCAGCTAAGCGACGGAGCAGTGAGGATACGAAGCCTCCGCCCCGGGTACGGGGAATCTAAAACGGCGGTCTTCAGCCTGCCTTGCTCGATGGCAAAGGAAGTCAGACGGCGCGGCGAGGTCCGCATAGGTTGGACCAGGTGCAGAGTGCGGGAGCGCGAAGGCCCTCCTCGCTGCTTCAGATGCTTGGAACTTGGGCACATCGCCATCAGGTGCAAGAGCCCGGTGGACAAGAGCGGCTACTGCATCAAGTGCGGCGAAGCAGGCCACAAGGCCGCTGCCTGCAAAAAGGAGCCAGTGATCCTTCCAGCGAGCTCCGGAGAGGCCGACGTTCGACGCGGCAGCAAAAGCCGCCAGGCCGGAAAAGGCG CGGCGCAGGACCTGCTTACGCAGACAGTGCGCGAGGTAGCGGCGGATGTGGCCATActcagcgagccatacagGGTGAGCGTGGGAGGAGAGTGGGCCAAGGACCGCTCTGGCAAGGCGGCTCTTTGGCTCTGCGGAGGCAGGCGACTACGGATGTCCAATATCCTGGCTGCGGACGGATTCGTGCGGGCGGAAGTTGGCGGCTACTGCGTCTATAGCTGCTACTTGGCGCCTAGTCTCCCACTTGAGGTGTTCAGTAGGATCCTGGATGACCTAAGCTCTGACCTTCGTGGGAGGCACAAAGTTATAGTCGGAggagacttcaacgcctgggcccaGGAATGGGGATCCGTCtcgaccaacgccagaggacgCGCGGTGCTCGAGGCGTTTGCATCGACAGACGTCGTCCTCCTTAACGACGGTGAGCGGCATACGTTCGtcagagcaggagcagcctcCATCATCGACCTTACGTAT TGGGAGGTCCCGCGGAAGATACCCGTGCAGCACCGCGGCCCAGCAAAGCCTACCGGCCTGTGCACGCAGGCGTTCACAAACGCGCTGGACGGCATGGCGGCCGAAGTGACGGGTGGAGCCAACGAAATTGCGAACCGCATCGCAGCAACCCTGGAGCACGCCTGCGACCAGAGTATGCGCCAGAGAGGCTCGTTTCGAGGAAACCACAGACCAGtgttctggtggagcgacGCGATCGCCGACCTCAGGGCCACCTGCCTTCGAGCCCGTAGGCAGCTGACTCGTGCACGCGGAACCTCACGAGTCGCTGAGCGTAGCGAGGTCTACAGGACGGCGAGAAAGGCCCTCAAGACGGCCATAAGGGATGCCAAGAGGAACCGTTTCCTGCAACTCTGCGACGAGGCGGAGGACGACCCCTGGGGCGGAGCGTACAGGATGGTGGTCAAATGGCTGAGAGCCGGCAGCTCTGCTCCATCGGACCCCGTAGCCCTATAA